One part of the Hyphomicrobiales bacterium genome encodes these proteins:
- a CDS encoding response regulator transcription factor — protein sequence MPTIALVDDDRNILTSVAIALEAEGYRVETYTDGASALDGMQMAPPDLAIFDIKMPRMDGMELLRRFRQISDLPVIFLTSKDDEIDELFGLKMGADDFIKKPFSQRVLVERVRALLRRVQARAGGGNGHGAVVPEVKANGEEAGQVLKRGDLVMDEDRHACTWKEKPVTLTVTEFLILQSLAHRPGIVKSRNALMDAAYDDQVYVDDRTIDSHIKRLRKKFKQVDDSFDMIETLYGVGYKFKES from the coding sequence ATGCCGACCATTGCGCTGGTTGACGACGACCGCAACATTCTGACCTCCGTGGCCATCGCGCTGGAGGCCGAAGGCTATCGCGTGGAAACCTACACCGATGGCGCGTCGGCGCTTGACGGCATGCAGATGGCGCCGCCCGACCTGGCGATTTTCGACATCAAGATGCCACGCATGGACGGCATGGAGCTGCTGCGCCGGTTCCGTCAAATCTCAGATCTGCCGGTGATCTTTCTCACTTCCAAAGACGATGAGATTGACGAGCTCTTCGGCCTGAAAATGGGCGCCGATGACTTCATCAAGAAGCCGTTCTCGCAGCGAGTTTTGGTTGAGCGTGTGCGCGCGCTTCTACGCCGGGTTCAAGCCCGCGCCGGTGGCGGAAATGGCCATGGTGCCGTGGTGCCAGAGGTGAAGGCCAACGGCGAAGAAGCCGGCCAGGTGCTCAAGCGCGGCGACCTAGTGATGGACGAGGATCGGCACGCTTGCACCTGGAAAGAGAAGCCGGTGACGCTGACCGTGACCGAATTCTTGATCCTGCAATCCTTGGCGCATCGCCCGGGGATCGTGAAAAGCCGCAATGCGCTGATGGATGCGGCCTATGACGATCAGGTGTATGTTGATGATCGCACCATCGATAGCCACATCAAGCGCCTGCGCAAGAAATTCAAGCAGGTCGATGATAGCTTCGATATGATCGAAACGCTTTATGGTGTCGGCTACAAATTCAAAGAGAGCTGA